The following are from one region of the Gemmatimonadota bacterium genome:
- the phoU gene encoding phosphate signaling complex protein PhoU: protein MMDGAGTTDSENTAVRRHFHDELDQLQVRLMAMAGLVEQLVVKATRAVLELDIELGEQVGVEDDAVDELELELDDRVVRLLALHQPMAVDLRQIVATSKVVNDLERMGDHAVNVGRAATHLARRTPLPEVREIEEMVAIVREMVSDALAAYVSRNVVTARMVCITDRKVNDLRNSLQRILISYMLENPKSISAALEMLFVSQNLERIADLATNISEDVVFLVEGRSIKHGADHAEGDDEGHGSGASAAS from the coding sequence ATGATGGACGGCGCTGGAACAACGGATTCCGAGAACACGGCGGTTCGCAGGCACTTTCACGACGAACTCGACCAGCTCCAGGTGCGGCTCATGGCGATGGCGGGTCTCGTCGAACAGCTCGTGGTAAAGGCGACCAGAGCCGTGCTCGAACTTGACATCGAGCTCGGTGAGCAGGTCGGGGTCGAGGACGACGCGGTCGACGAACTCGAGCTGGAACTCGACGACCGGGTGGTGCGATTGCTCGCCCTCCATCAGCCGATGGCGGTCGACCTGCGGCAGATCGTTGCGACGAGCAAGGTGGTCAACGACCTGGAGCGCATGGGAGACCACGCGGTCAACGTAGGCAGGGCCGCAACCCACCTGGCGCGCCGGACGCCGCTGCCCGAGGTGCGTGAAATCGAGGAGATGGTCGCCATCGTACGCGAGATGGTTTCGGACGCGCTGGCAGCATATGTTTCGAGGAACGTGGTTACCGCGCGCATGGTGTGCATCACCGATAGAAAGGTGAACGACCTGCGCAATTCTCTTCAACGCATCCTCATCTCCTACATGCTCGAGAACCCCAAGAGCATCAGCGCCGCCCTCGAAATGCTCTTCGTATCGCAGAATCTGGAACGCATCGCCGACCTCGCGACCAATATCAGCGAGGACGTGGTGTTTCTGGTGGAAGGCCGCTCGATCAAGCACGGAGCCGATCATGCCGAGGGCGACGACGAGGGTCACGGTTCAGGCGCCAGCGCGGCTTCTTGA
- a CDS encoding M56 family metallopeptidase produces MTVWLLTFLVHSTLWCGGAWLGLRLFPRTPARLRETIWYTALAASLITPTVHSLTSSDSAVWRLPVSAFIVGGEHEVGREPGHEDRAVSAYPEDAEARGEDAHDGETAVAPGWLAWAGTVWVVFALGSLASHTLRLENLRRRLADRGPVVDPRVSEALASICGKAALDPLPRLTESHNLGSPVALGVGNRREICVPVRALHELDEDELRALLGHEVAHHLRRDPIRLAVLNILQAVLFFQPLFRLAVREVRLAAEELCDDWAASQCEDRFAMASCLAEVARWVMRSDRHSPVPGIGGRRSQLELRVRRLLNDRRSLQAPSRRWQHASATGLLFLALAFAPAVAPGADRSHESRHTPEVARPPEHEQPQAHLVRERRERYSASPAPEAQTSTTAQGENR; encoded by the coding sequence ATGACGGTGTGGCTCCTGACATTTCTCGTCCACAGCACCCTGTGGTGCGGCGGCGCGTGGCTCGGCCTGCGACTCTTTCCCAGGACGCCGGCGCGTCTCCGGGAAACCATCTGGTACACGGCGCTCGCCGCCAGCCTGATCACGCCGACCGTCCACTCGCTGACCTCGTCGGACTCGGCGGTCTGGCGTCTTCCGGTGTCCGCGTTCATCGTGGGCGGGGAACACGAGGTCGGGCGGGAGCCGGGCCATGAGGACAGGGCGGTTTCCGCTTACCCCGAGGATGCGGAAGCCCGCGGCGAGGATGCCCACGACGGGGAAACCGCGGTCGCTCCAGGCTGGTTGGCCTGGGCCGGCACCGTGTGGGTTGTGTTCGCCTTGGGGTCTCTCGCCTCCCACACTCTCCGATTGGAGAACTTGAGACGGCGGCTTGCCGACCGCGGGCCGGTCGTCGATCCGCGAGTCTCGGAGGCGCTGGCGTCGATCTGCGGCAAGGCGGCCCTGGACCCGCTGCCGCGTCTCACGGAGAGCCACAACCTGGGCTCGCCGGTTGCGTTGGGCGTTGGCAACCGTCGCGAGATCTGCGTGCCCGTGCGCGCACTTCATGAATTGGACGAAGACGAGCTCCGCGCGCTCCTCGGCCACGAGGTCGCCCACCATCTCCGCCGCGACCCGATCCGGTTGGCCGTGCTGAATATCCTCCAGGCGGTCCTCTTCTTCCAGCCGCTCTTTCGGCTGGCCGTGCGCGAGGTTCGCCTGGCCGCCGAAGAGCTGTGCGACGACTGGGCGGCCAGTCAGTGCGAGGACCGTTTCGCCATGGCGAGCTGTCTGGCGGAGGTGGCCCGCTGGGTGATGCGGAGCGACCGCCACAGCCCCGTCCCCGGCATCGGTGGACGGCGCTCGCAATTGGAGCTCCGCGTTCGGCGTCTGTTGAACGACCGTCGTTCGCTCCAGGCGCCATCGCGCCGCTGGCAACACGCGAGCGCAACGGGCCTTCTCTTCCTCGCCTTGGCGTTCGCTCCGGCGGTGGCTCCCGGTGCGGACCGGTCCCACGAGAGTCGGCACACACCCGAAGTCGCTCGGCCGCCCGAACACGAGCAACCGCAGGCGCATTTGGTCCGCGAGCGCCGGGAGCGCTACTCCGCGTCGCCTGCCCCGGAGGCCCAGACATCCACTACTGCGCAAGGAGAAAACCGATGA
- a CDS encoding BlaI/MecI/CopY family transcriptional regulator has translation MRRKRQLGDLQLAIMRVLWERGEAPAIEVHRALLEERGLAVTTIKTMLRKLEGHGCVEHRTNGRQFIYRPAIAETDVRAGMVDALVQRLFGGDSTALVNHLAESGEIQPDDLASLKEIVETKRNEAGK, from the coding sequence ATGAGACGGAAACGACAGCTTGGCGACCTTCAGCTCGCGATCATGCGCGTGCTCTGGGAGCGTGGCGAAGCCCCGGCGATCGAGGTTCACCGGGCGCTTCTCGAGGAACGAGGTCTCGCCGTTACCACGATCAAGACGATGCTGCGCAAGCTGGAGGGGCACGGGTGCGTGGAGCACCGAACGAACGGACGGCAGTTCATCTACCGGCCTGCGATCGCGGAGACCGACGTCCGCGCGGGGATGGTGGACGCCCTCGTGCAGCGCCTGTTCGGCGGGGACAGCACGGCCCTGGTCAACCACCTGGCCGAGTCCGGGGAGATCCAACCGGACGATCTGGCGAGCCTGAAGGAGATCGTGGAGACGAAGCGGAATGAGGCCGGAAAATGA
- the pstA gene encoding phosphate ABC transporter permease PstA → MNGRATGAAAEVDGGRTTPSDEAAKPVEPLVNRGRGRVSGTLFRIAAVLATFVGIGALGVLLFDVIVDGAGRLDWGFITNFASRFPERAGIRAALAGSTWILVLTALFAFPLGVASSIYLEEYAPDNWVRRLIQTNITNLAGVPSIVYGVLGLALFVRFFALERSVLAGALTLALLVMPVIILSSQEAIRAVPGTIREAAYGLGATRWQVVSRQVLPMALPGILTGTILSLSRAVGETAPLIIVGGVGFIAFTPSGPLSSFTVLPIQIFGWISRPQEEFREIAAAGIIVLLALLLTINGAAIILRNRYQTQR, encoded by the coding sequence ATGAACGGCAGGGCGACGGGCGCCGCCGCGGAGGTGGACGGCGGTCGGACCACACCTTCCGACGAAGCGGCCAAGCCGGTCGAGCCTCTGGTGAATCGCGGAAGGGGGCGGGTCTCCGGGACGCTGTTCCGTATCGCGGCCGTCCTCGCCACCTTCGTCGGGATAGGGGCGCTCGGGGTCCTGCTCTTCGACGTGATCGTCGACGGCGCGGGCCGGCTCGACTGGGGGTTCATCACGAACTTCGCGTCGCGTTTTCCCGAAAGAGCCGGGATAAGGGCGGCGCTCGCCGGCTCCACCTGGATTCTAGTCCTCACCGCGCTCTTCGCCTTTCCCTTAGGCGTCGCGAGCTCCATCTACCTGGAGGAGTACGCGCCCGACAATTGGGTCAGGCGGCTGATTCAGACCAACATCACCAATCTGGCCGGCGTTCCTTCGATCGTCTACGGCGTGCTCGGCCTGGCGCTCTTCGTCCGCTTCTTCGCCCTCGAGCGTTCGGTGCTGGCGGGAGCGCTCACCTTGGCGCTGCTCGTCATGCCCGTCATCATTCTGAGCTCGCAGGAAGCGATCCGAGCGGTGCCCGGCACTATCCGGGAGGCCGCCTACGGGCTGGGAGCGACCAGATGGCAGGTGGTGAGCCGTCAGGTCCTGCCCATGGCCTTGCCAGGAATCCTCACCGGCACCATCCTCTCGCTCTCCCGGGCGGTCGGCGAGACCGCACCGCTGATCATCGTAGGCGGAGTCGGCTTCATCGCCTTCACCCCTTCCGGGCCGCTCTCCTCGTTCACGGTGCTGCCCATCCAGATATTCGGCTGGATTTCACGGCCGCAGGAGGAGTTCCGAGAGATCGCCGCCGCCGGCATCATCGTTCTTCTCGCCCTGCTGCTCACCATAAACGGAGCGGCGATCATTCTTCGCAACCGATACCAGACCCAACGCTGA
- the pstB gene encoding phosphate ABC transporter ATP-binding protein: MAITHEIEFGDGSPALAAEGLSVHYGSTQAVKDVALAVPARKVTALIGPSGCGKSTLLRCFNRMNELVPGARVSGRVTFFGQDIYGKGADPVEVRRRIGMVFQKPNPFPKSIYDNVAFGARVNGFKGDFDVLVEASLRQCALWDEVQDRLDDSAYGLSGGQQQRLCIARTLAVKPDVVLMDEPASALDPIATQRIEELIRELKKEYTIVIVTHNMQQAARVSDYTAYLYLGELVEYGPTEAIFTNPRDKNTEAYLTGRFG; the protein is encoded by the coding sequence ATGGCAATCACCCACGAGATCGAGTTCGGCGACGGATCTCCCGCACTTGCGGCCGAGGGGCTCTCGGTCCACTACGGATCGACCCAGGCAGTGAAGGATGTGGCTCTCGCGGTGCCGGCCCGCAAGGTCACCGCCCTGATCGGCCCCTCCGGCTGCGGCAAGAGCACGCTGCTGCGCTGCTTCAACCGCATGAACGAGCTCGTGCCCGGGGCTCGCGTCAGCGGTCGGGTCACCTTCTTCGGACAGGACATCTACGGCAAGGGCGCCGATCCGGTCGAGGTGCGCAGGCGGATCGGCATGGTCTTCCAGAAACCCAATCCCTTCCCCAAGTCCATTTACGACAACGTGGCCTTCGGAGCCCGGGTAAACGGCTTCAAGGGAGACTTCGACGTCCTGGTCGAGGCCTCTCTCCGGCAGTGCGCGCTCTGGGACGAGGTCCAGGACAGACTCGACGACTCGGCCTACGGACTCTCCGGCGGGCAGCAGCAGAGGCTGTGCATAGCGCGGACTCTCGCGGTCAAACCGGACGTGGTGCTCATGGACGAGCCGGCCTCGGCGCTCGATCCGATCGCGACTCAGCGAATCGAGGAGCTGATCCGCGAGCTGAAGAAGGAGTACACCATCGTTATCGTCACGCACAACATGCAGCAGGCGGCTCGGGTTTCGGACTACACCGCCTATCTCTACCTGGGAGAGCTCGTCGAGTACGGACCCACCGAGGCTATCTTCACCAATCCTCGTGACAAGAACACCGAGGCGTACCTGACCGGGAGGTTCGGCTGA
- a CDS encoding TRAP transporter large permease subunit codes for MNFWGPAMFVAVLLMIFSGYPVAFALGGTALIFALLASLFGVFDLGLLFALPERTFGTMSNQVLLAVPFFIFMGTVLQKSKLAEELLETIGVLFGRFRGGLAIGVVVVGALMAAATGIVGASVTAMGLISLPVMLRNGYDKKLSLGVIAASGTLGQVIPPSIVLIVLADQMDVSVGDLFRAALVPGLILTAGYGLYAGILAAVRPKVAPALPAEMRASGGRLARRVASSLFPPLALIVVVLGSIFWGVATPTEAGAMGAVGAMALAAATRLRWRKGGSGAGGGFPLTVTGEWKRELSESLESATRLTIMVVFLLIGSTAFALVFRGLDGDIWIEGALTGIPGGALGFLIIVNVAVFLLGFFIDFFEIAFIIVPLIAPAALVLGVDLTVLGIVLAVNLQTSFLTPPFGFSLFYLRGVTPASIPTTTIYRGVIPFILIQLAVLAYLTWRAVPA; via the coding sequence ATGAACTTCTGGGGACCCGCGATGTTCGTCGCGGTCCTGCTGATGATCTTCAGCGGCTATCCGGTGGCGTTCGCACTGGGCGGCACCGCGCTGATCTTCGCGCTGTTGGCCTCGCTCTTCGGCGTATTCGACCTCGGACTTCTCTTCGCCCTCCCCGAGCGCACCTTCGGAACCATGTCCAACCAGGTTCTGCTGGCAGTGCCTTTCTTCATCTTCATGGGGACGGTGCTCCAGAAGAGCAAGCTCGCGGAAGAGCTGCTGGAGACGATCGGCGTCCTCTTCGGACGCTTCCGGGGCGGGCTCGCCATCGGTGTGGTCGTCGTGGGCGCGCTCATGGCGGCGGCGACCGGCATCGTAGGAGCCAGCGTGACGGCGATGGGGCTGATCTCGCTTCCCGTGATGCTCCGGAACGGTTACGACAAGAAACTCTCGCTCGGCGTGATCGCGGCCTCGGGCACGCTCGGACAGGTCATACCGCCTTCGATCGTCCTGATCGTCCTCGCCGACCAGATGGACGTAAGCGTGGGCGATCTCTTCCGGGCCGCGCTGGTGCCCGGGCTGATCCTGACGGCGGGTTACGGTCTTTACGCGGGAATCCTCGCCGCCGTCCGTCCCAAGGTGGCGCCGGCGCTGCCGGCCGAGATGCGGGCGTCGGGCGGCAGGCTCGCGCGTCGGGTCGCCAGCTCTCTCTTTCCGCCTCTCGCGCTCATCGTGGTGGTGCTGGGTAGCATATTCTGGGGGGTCGCCACTCCGACCGAGGCGGGCGCGATGGGTGCCGTGGGTGCGATGGCGCTTGCGGCCGCGACCCGGCTGCGCTGGCGGAAGGGCGGCTCCGGCGCAGGCGGCGGATTCCCGCTAACCGTAACCGGAGAGTGGAAGCGCGAACTCAGCGAGTCGCTGGAGTCGGCGACGAGACTCACCATAATGGTCGTGTTCCTTCTCATAGGCTCGACCGCCTTCGCGCTCGTATTCCGAGGGCTCGACGGCGACATCTGGATCGAGGGAGCCCTCACCGGCATTCCGGGAGGCGCACTCGGATTCCTGATCATCGTGAACGTCGCCGTCTTCCTGCTCGGCTTCTTCATCGACTTCTTCGAGATCGCTTTCATAATCGTGCCGCTGATCGCCCCGGCCGCCCTCGTCCTCGGCGTCGATCTCACCGTTCTCGGGATAGTACTTGCGGTCAACCTCCAGACCTCCTTCCTTACGCCTCCTTTCGGGTTCTCCCTCTTTTACCTTCGCGGCGTGACTCCGGCCAGCATCCCGACCACTACGATTTACCGGGGCGTGATCCCCTTCATCCTCATCCAGCTTGCGGTGCTCGCGTACCTGACCTGGAGAGCGGTGCCCGCCTAA
- the pstC gene encoding phosphate ABC transporter permease subunit PstC has product MKGSVRDLPGANRATELAGIFAPRQSRSFKERLIGATLMCCALASALVTVGVVVVLLSESINFFRQVPLVDYLTDTRWEPMFQDKRFGVLPLLSGSFMVAAGAAVVALPLGLLAAIYLSEYAHERTRKIVKPVLEILAGIPTVVYGYFALTFVTPALRGVFPQTDIFNAASASIVVGIMILPTVSSLSEDALRAVPTALREGAYGLGATRLEVALRVAVPAALSGITASFILAISRAIGETMAVTIAAGNLPNLTVDPLESIQTMTAYMVQVSRGDTPQGTVVYQTLFAVGMTLFLITLAMNVLSQKVMRHFREEYQ; this is encoded by the coding sequence GTGAAGGGGAGCGTCCGGGACCTGCCCGGCGCGAACAGGGCGACGGAGCTGGCGGGCATCTTCGCTCCCCGGCAGTCACGCTCGTTCAAGGAGCGGCTGATCGGCGCCACGCTGATGTGCTGCGCGCTCGCGTCCGCCCTGGTGACCGTCGGGGTCGTGGTCGTTCTGCTGAGCGAGTCGATCAACTTCTTCCGGCAGGTGCCGCTCGTCGACTACCTCACCGATACCCGGTGGGAGCCGATGTTCCAGGACAAACGTTTCGGGGTTTTGCCGCTCCTGTCGGGCTCCTTCATGGTGGCCGCAGGGGCGGCGGTCGTGGCTCTCCCGCTCGGCCTGCTGGCGGCCATCTACCTAAGCGAGTACGCCCACGAGCGCACCCGCAAGATCGTCAAGCCCGTCTTGGAGATTCTGGCCGGCATTCCCACGGTCGTCTACGGCTACTTCGCTCTCACCTTCGTGACGCCCGCGTTGCGCGGCGTCTTCCCCCAGACCGACATCTTCAACGCCGCCTCCGCCTCCATCGTGGTGGGGATCATGATCCTGCCCACGGTCTCGTCCCTTTCCGAGGATGCGCTGCGGGCGGTGCCGACGGCGTTGCGCGAGGGGGCCTACGGCCTGGGAGCCACACGTCTGGAGGTGGCTCTGCGCGTGGCCGTGCCCGCCGCCCTCTCCGGCATCACGGCATCGTTCATCCTCGCGATCTCGAGGGCGATCGGGGAGACGATGGCGGTGACCATCGCGGCCGGCAATCTCCCCAACCTGACCGTCGATCCTCTCGAATCGATCCAGACCATGACCGCATACATGGTCCAGGTCTCTCGCGGCGACACGCCGCAGGGGACGGTGGTCTACCAGACCCTCTTCGCGGTGGGAATGACTCTTTTCCTCATTACGTTGGCCATGAACGTTCTTTCGCAGAAGGTCATGCGCCACTTCCGGGAGGAGTACCAATGA
- a CDS encoding 6-bladed beta-propeller, whose protein sequence is MRPTYSILFSITGSLLVMVATGSGNRELVAQASFAIRDSAGVPVVVSSGPAWSGGAEWRIGTRPILRIGKVAGDPNHMFEQIRSASRMDDGTVVVLEGGTNELRLFDSGGKFVRNLGGTGEGPGEFRFLTEMWVSGDTIFGFCNLQKRISVFGRSGEVLEDTRIEVAEGAGSPAAQSQLSDGTLLILSAPSGGLAFTLGIIEGSTWRLDRYSRDGRFINNIGFVKESDRWGHDIPGLPSFPYLPLSLGLNPYAAHGEHIYTGDPTGGSIERWSGDGELTGVTRWPTSDLRVTSRDRGRYREARSEPPQGINPASWNRYLGETPFSDRMPAYARLLIDALGNLWAERYRPPWQQGSSWYVFDERGVWLGELAVPRGLRVFEIGADYLLGLERDELGVPFVVMLPLVRDS, encoded by the coding sequence ATGAGACCGACGTACTCCATTCTGTTTTCCATCACGGGTTCTCTCTTGGTGATGGTCGCCACCGGTTCAGGCAACCGTGAGCTCGTCGCCCAGGCTTCCTTCGCCATCCGCGACAGCGCAGGCGTGCCCGTCGTCGTGAGCAGCGGCCCGGCGTGGTCGGGGGGAGCGGAATGGCGAATTGGGACCCGGCCAATTCTGAGGATCGGTAAGGTTGCAGGCGATCCGAACCACATGTTTGAGCAGATCCGCAGCGCGTCGCGCATGGACGACGGGACGGTCGTCGTGCTGGAGGGCGGCACGAATGAACTCCGGCTCTTCGACAGCGGTGGGAAATTCGTGCGCAATCTGGGCGGGACCGGAGAAGGACCCGGCGAGTTCCGTTTTCTGACGGAGATGTGGGTAAGCGGCGACACCATTTTCGGCTTCTGCAACCTGCAGAAACGGATTTCGGTTTTTGGGCGCAGTGGCGAGGTCCTCGAAGACACGCGGATCGAAGTGGCTGAAGGGGCGGGGAGCCCGGCGGCGCAGAGCCAGCTCTCCGACGGAACGCTCCTGATCCTCAGCGCACCAAGCGGCGGGCTCGCGTTTACCCTCGGCATCATCGAAGGGAGTACTTGGCGGCTCGACCGGTATTCGCGCGACGGCCGGTTCATTAACAACATCGGTTTCGTGAAGGAGTCGGATCGCTGGGGACACGACATCCCCGGCCTCCCGTCGTTTCCGTATCTTCCTCTGTCTCTGGGGCTAAACCCCTACGCGGCGCATGGAGAGCATATCTATACGGGAGATCCCACCGGGGGGAGCATCGAACGCTGGAGTGGCGACGGTGAACTGACGGGCGTGACTCGCTGGCCGACTTCGGACCTCCGGGTGACCAGCCGGGACCGGGGTCGCTATCGCGAGGCCCGTTCCGAGCCGCCACAGGGGATCAATCCTGCTAGCTGGAATCGCTATCTGGGAGAGACGCCGTTTTCGGACCGGATGCCTGCATACGCACGCTTGCTGATCGACGCCCTAGGCAACCTCTGGGCCGAGCGCTACCGGCCACCTTGGCAGCAGGGCTCCTCATGGTACGTCTTCGACGAGCGGGGAGTGTGGCTTGGCGAACTCGCGGTTCCGAGGGGCCTGAGGGTCTTCGAGATCGGCGCGGACTACCTTCTCGGCCTAGAGCGTGACGAACTTGGTGTTCCGTTCGTCGTTATGTTGCCGCTCGTGCGCGACAGCTGA
- a CDS encoding DNA-3-methyladenine glycosylase 2 family protein produces MATLPKQEWLMGRRRLLRDPDFRPWVVKAGPIRIPRFNGTPFEYLVRSICHQQLAGKAASTIHGRLVDLMEEVAPKPMLDQSDEALRGVGLSRGKIAAVRDLSSKILTGEVGVDDLDDQSDEEIARRLLRVRGIGDWTAHMYLMFKLRRPDIWPTTDLGVRSGFRKIHDLPELPVPKELADLGEPHRPWRSAVAWYCYRALEIELD; encoded by the coding sequence ATGGCGACCTTGCCGAAGCAGGAGTGGTTGATGGGCAGACGACGCCTTCTTCGCGATCCGGATTTCCGACCCTGGGTGGTCAAGGCGGGGCCGATCCGCATTCCCCGGTTCAACGGCACTCCCTTCGAGTATCTGGTGAGGTCGATCTGTCATCAGCAGTTGGCGGGGAAGGCGGCGAGCACCATCCACGGACGTCTCGTCGACCTGATGGAAGAGGTCGCCCCCAAACCGATGCTCGACCAGTCCGACGAGGCCTTGCGCGGCGTCGGACTCTCCCGCGGCAAGATTGCCGCCGTCAGAGATCTTTCGTCGAAGATTCTGACCGGAGAAGTCGGGGTCGACGATCTCGACGACCAATCGGACGAGGAGATCGCGCGCCGCCTCCTCAGAGTCAGGGGCATCGGCGACTGGACCGCTCACATGTACCTGATGTTCAAGCTCCGTCGTCCGGACATCTGGCCGACGACCGACCTGGGGGTTCGGTCGGGTTTCCGGAAGATCCATGACCTGCCGGAGCTGCCTGTTCCCAAGGAGCTTGCCGACCTGGGCGAGCCCCACAGGCCGTGGCGGAGCGCTGTCGCCTGGTATTGCTACCGGGCGTTGGAGATCGAGTTGGACTGA
- a CDS encoding TRAP transporter small permease subunit, which produces MVLIGAGTAVVRFASGQWGFSINLTPPTEIQWYLFSIIFLLGAAYGLRHDVHVRVDVLYERLSARTRAGIDFVGGALFLLPFCAAMLYFSWRPVWSSWKIREVSPDPGGLSRWPIKALILLSFMLLAAQGIRQIVKHGAVLFGTAPEEDEDGADEAGAGAADHGVPMEPVR; this is translated from the coding sequence ATGGTGCTGATCGGGGCGGGCACGGCCGTGGTCCGCTTCGCCTCGGGTCAATGGGGCTTTTCCATCAACCTGACGCCGCCCACCGAGATCCAGTGGTATCTCTTCAGCATCATCTTCCTGCTGGGCGCGGCGTACGGACTGCGCCACGACGTCCATGTGCGGGTGGACGTTCTATACGAACGACTGAGCGCCAGGACGCGCGCGGGCATCGACTTTGTGGGAGGGGCGCTCTTCCTGTTGCCTTTCTGCGCGGCCATGCTCTACTTCTCCTGGAGACCGGTCTGGAGTTCCTGGAAGATCCGCGAGGTCTCTCCGGACCCGGGCGGACTCTCGCGCTGGCCTATCAAGGCGCTCATCCTGCTGTCGTTCATGCTTCTCGCCGCCCAGGGCATCCGGCAGATCGTCAAGCACGGGGCCGTTCTCTTCGGGACGGCGCCGGAAGAGGATGAGGACGGAGCCGACGAAGCAGGTGCAGGCGCGGCCGACCACGGCGTTCCCATGGAACCGGTCCGATGA